One Caenibius sp. WL genomic window, ACGCCACAACCGGGAAACAGGAAACGCGATGAGCCAGTATAACACGATCCGCTACGAAACCGATGACGGCCTGCTCCGGCTGACGCTCAACCGCCCGGACAATCTCAACGCCTTCACGGTGGAAATGGCCGATGAACTGGAAGACGCCTATCGCCGGGCCAATGGCGACGATGCCGTGCGGGCGATTGTCGTCACCGGGGAAGGCAAGGCGTTTTGCGCGGGCATGGACCTGTCGACCGGCGGCAATGTCTTCGGGCTCGACGAAAGCCAGGCCCCCACGCTGGCCGACTTGCGGGAAAGGCCGGTGCGCGAAGCGATCGAATGCGGCGTGCGCGATACCGGCGGGCGTGTGGCGCTGGCGATGTACGACTGCCTCAAGCCGATCGTCGGCGCGATCAACGGCGCGGCGGTGGGCATCGGCGCGACGATGACTCTGCCGATGGACTTCCGCCTTGCCTCCGACCGGGCACGGATCGGCTTCGTCTTCGGGCGGTTGGGGATCACCCCGGAAGCCTGCTCCACCTGGTTTCTGCCGCGCATCGTCGGCATGCAGCAGGCGCTCGAATGGCTTTACAAGGCCGATATCTTCGACGCGGCCGAAGCGTTGGACAAGGGGCTGGTCCGTTCGGTCCACGCACCGGAAGATCTGGTCGGTGCGGCCTGCGCTTTCGCCCGTTCGCTGGTGGCGGACCGTTCGCCCGTCAGCATCGGCTTGATCCGCCAGATGATGCTGCACAACCCCGCCCAGCCCCATCCGCGCGCCGCGCATGACGTGGAATCGCTGGCGATGTTCTATTCCAGCATCGGCGATGGGAAAGAAGGAGTGCAGGCCTTTCTGGAAAAGCGCGCATCCGCATTTTCAGGCAAGGCATCCGCCATGCCGCCGTTCTATCCGTGGCGCGAAGACTGAGCCTGATTGGCCGGACACACGGCGGCTAACCATCTCAAAGATAGTTGGAATGCCGCCGATGTTCGGCAACCATGCTCCACACCGCCATGAACAGCGCGGCGATCATCGGGCCGACAATGAAGCCGTTGAGGCCGAAAATGCTGAGCCCCGCCAAAGTGGCGATCAGCACCACGAAATCGGGCATCCGGGTGTCCTTGCCGACAAGGATCGGGCGCAGGAGATTGTCGATCATGCCGATCACGAATATCCCGCAGCCGACCAGTATCAATCCTTCGGCAATCGATCCGGTCACCAGCAGGTAGATCGCCACCGGCACCCAGACGGCCCCCGTACCGACCGCCGGAACCAGCGAGAAGAACCCCATCATGACGCCCCAGAGCAGCGCCCCTTCGATACCCAGCGCCCAGAAGATCGTGCCGCCCAGCGCACCCTGCACCACCGCGACCACCACCGTGCCTTTCATCGTCGCCCGTACGACGACGACGAAATGGCGCAGCAGAGTATCCCGTTCGCCGCTGCGCAGCGGGATCGCGGGGAGGATTTTGCGCCCCAGCGCATCGCCATCGCGCAGCAGGAAAAACGTGAGGTAGAGCATCACACCCAGCGAGGCGATGAACTTGAGCGCCCCCTGCCCGAGGTTGAGCGCCCGCGTGGCCAGCGCCTGCACGCCGCTGGCGATACCCCCACCGAACATGTCTCTGAGCGAATCGAGATCGCTGACATCGGCGGAAGCGATCGCCTGCCGCGCCCAGCCGGGAAGAGAGGCGACGAAACGCTCACCAATCTGGGCCAGATCGATCTGCCCGGATTCGAACATCGCGTAGATCGACAGCATTTCCTGCACCAGCGCCACGCCCAGCAGAATCGCCGGCACGATCACCAGTGCGATAATCAGCAGCAGCGTCAGCGCGGCGGCGAGATTCTTGCGCCCGCCCAGCAGGAATTCCATCCGCCGGTTGAGCGGTTCGAACAGGATGGCCGCGACCAGCGCCCAGAGAATCGCCCCGAAATAGGGGGCGATCAACAGGGCAAAACCGATGGTTACCAGCACGACGAGGACGAGAAAGCCCCCGTCTTCCACCTCAAACTTACGCGGATCGCCTTCGCTCATGCCGGATGCTTCGCATTAAAGCAGCAAAGAATCCATACATCTAATCAGATGCCTGCGGCAAACAGGTGCGAAAATGGTTCGGTCAGCCGCGTCCACGGTAATTGGCCACGCCCTGATCGGGCACCCACAGCCCTTCCGGCGCGGCGCCCGATTGCCAGAACACGTCGATCGGAATCCCCCCGCGCGGATACCAGTAACCGCCGATCCGCAGCCAGCGCGGCTGCATTTCCTCGAACAATCGCTGCCCGATGCCGACTGTCACATCTTCGTGGAATCCGTTGTGATTACGGAAACTTCCCAGGAACAGCTTGAGCGATTTCGATTCCACGATAGTCGCGCCCGGCGCATAATCGATCACCAGATGGGCGAAATCGGGCTGGCCCGTCACCGGGCAGAGCGAAGTGAATTCCGGCGCGGAAAAGCGGATGGTATAGAGCGCACCGGGCCGCGGATTGGGCACATAATCAAGCACCGCTTCCTCCGGCGAGGAAGGCAGGCTACTCTGTTGCCCCAGATGAAGGGGCATGTCGCGCGGTTCGTCGGTGTTCATGGGCCGCAAATGCCCTGATCGGAAGCAATGCACAAGGTGACGAATTGACGCACCGCATTCATCCGCTATTCAGCGCGCCCTGCGCTTGAGCGCACAAAGGTGGCAGGTCATGGTTTCTAAGGCGACACGCATTGTACTGGCGACAGCGGCTCTCGCAGCCGCATTGCCCGCGCACGCCCAAACCACGGGCGATAGCCTGGAAGGGTTTCGCCTGCCCCCCGCCGCACCGGACATCCAAGGCCCGACCACGCCCGACAACCCGATCATCCAACGTCAGGCGCCACAGCCGCAACCGCGGCCGCAGCCGCGGCCCACACCCAAAGTCGATATTCCCAAGCCTGCCGACACGGCGAAGCGCGAGCCCGCGCCCACCCCGCCCCCGGCGCGCACCGCCAAGCCTGCCCCCGCAACGTCCCCGTCAGGCCCGGCCAAGCCCGCCAGCCGCCCGGAACCGGGCACGCAAGCGGCACGCCCCGGCCCCGCATCGCCCACGCCCACGCCGCCCGCCGAGGCACCCGCCCCGGCTCCGGTGGAGGCAGCGCCTGTCACGCCGCCCGTCAGCTCCGCCGCGCCTGCGCCCACCGCAAGCACGCCCGCCCCGACGCAGACAACCGCCCCGCCCCCTCTGCCCGCCTCGCCCGAGACAAGCACCGCCGATTCAGGCACGGCATGGTGGCGCTATCTGGTGGCCGCTCTGCTCGTAGCGATGATGGGCATCGCGGGCGTGCTGTTCTGGCGCCAGCGCCGCAGCAAAGCCCAGTTCGAAGAGATCATGGCGATCGAACGGCCGCGCCTGCGCCCTGCACCGGCCGCGGCACCGGTCGAAAGCGGCGGCACCGGCGAGGTGGAGAGCCCACTGCCGGAAGCGGGCGAGATTTCCGCCACCGCCGACACGCTGGCGGAACCGGACATAGCGGACGGGCCGCTGCGTACGGCGCTTGAAACCCTGAATCTCAGCGTTTCGCTGGTCAACGCAACGCTGTCCTATCAGATCACGGTGACCAACGCTTCGGACCGGCCGGTGCACAATGTCGCCGTTTTCGGCGATCTGGTGTCCGCCCATGCCTCGCTCTCGATCGAGGAACAACTCGCCGGGCCGGGAAGGACGGGCGCGCCGCTGCACAGGGCCGCCGGCCTGCTGCCGGGCCAGAGCGCGTCTTTCAGCGGGCAGTTGCGCCTGCCGATCAGCGCCATCCGCCCGGTGCGCCGCGAACAGGCGGTGATGTTCATCCCTCTTGCCCGGATGCGGATCGAAGCCGAGGGGTTGGAAGCGGCGGTGGTGCAAACCTGCGTGGTGGGCCAGAAGCCTGCCGGGCCGGGCGCCGGTCTGCGCCCATTCCGGCTCGACACCGGCCCACGCGTCTATCCTGATATCGGGCTGCGCGCGCTCGACCTGCCCACACCGCAAGCTGCCTGAACTCCTGGGCTTCTTGCGGCTTCGGTGGAGCCGCATCTCTCTCGATTGTTTCTGGTTGCCGTGATTTCATGGCCAGCAGGTGTTCCACCTGCTGCGAAATCGCTCTAAGCCTGCGCAAGTGAAAAACGACGATCGAACAACGGACTCGGGAACCGGAACCCGCCTTGCGACTGCGGGGCGGCGGCCCGAATGGACCGGGACAGCGGGGCATCCCTCCAGCGTGGTCAATCCGCCGGTCTGGCGGGCCAGCACGCACCTCTATCCCGATGTCGCGGCGCTGAAGAGCGGGGCACAGGCTTCCGATGAAACCCGGTTCTATTACGGCAGGCGCGGCGCGCCGACGCAATGGGCACTGGCCGAAGCGCTGACCGAACTGGAACCGGGGGCCGCGGGCACGCTGCTCTATCCCAGCGGTGTCGCCGCCATCGCCGGGGCCCTGCTGGCGCTGGTCAAGCCCGGCGATCACCTGCTGATGGCCGACAATGTCTATGAACCCAGCCGCACGCTCGGCCGGGGGCTGCTCACCGGTTTCGGCATCGAAACCGAGTTTTTCGATCCGTTGGATTGCGAAAGCTTCGCCCGCCTGATCCGCCCCAACACCCGTGCCGTGCTGCTGGAAGCGCCCGGCAGCCTGACGATGGAAGTGCCGGATATTCCGGCATTCGCCGCCATAGCCCGGGAACGCGGCGTGATCAGCCTGATCGACAACACCTGGGCCAGCCCGCTGGGCTTCCCGGCGTTGGAGCGCGGATGCGATATCGCGATCATGTCGCTGACCAAGCATGTCGGCGGGCATTCGGACGTGATGATGGGCAGCGTGGCAGCCGGGGCCGCACTCTATCCCAAGCTGCGGCGAACCTATCTTCAGCTTGGCCACGTGGTTTCGCCCGACGATGCGGCACTTGCGCTGCGGGGCCTGCGTACATTGCAGGTCCGGCTCGAACGCTCCACCGCCAGCGCTTTGCAGATCGCCCGGTGGCTTGCCGGCCGCCCGGAAGTGGCGCAGGTGCTGTGCCCCATGCTGCCCGGCGCACAGGGGCATGAAACCTGGGCCCGCACGTTCACCGGCGGCTGCGGCCTGTTCAGCTTCCTGTTCCGCGATGGCGACGAGGCGGCGCGGGCGCGCTTTATCGATGCGCTGAGCCTGTTCGGTATCGGCTATAGCTGGGGCGGCTTCGAAAGCCTCGTCGTGCCGGTCGATCCTGCCGGCGCGCGCAGCGCGACCGCCTGGCCGCCACCGGGCGTTGCGCCCGCGGATCGCCTGGGTGTGCGGCTGTCGATCGGGCTGGAGGAACCGGCCGATCTGATCGCCGATCTCGATCGGGCCTTTGCCCGGATGGCCGGGCAATGAGCCAGACGGCGGGGAACCAGGTTTCGGGCGCGGAAGGCTTCACGGCAGCCGTTTCGTCGGAAAACATCACGATCGGCAAGGTGATCCGCACGCTCGACAGCTACAGCATCGATATCGGCAAATCCGACGTTTCGCTGTGGGACGGGATCGTGGTGATCTTCGTCATCATCAGCATGGCTCTGCTGGCCTATTTCACCAGCAAGCTGTCGCACTATCTGCTCAAACGCATTTCCGGGCTGGACGAAGCGCAGAAATTGCTGACCGACAAGCTGGCCAGCATTGCGGTGTGGACCATCGCCATTCTCGTCGGCATCGATTTCCTCGGCATCGATCTGACGGCGCTGGCGGTGTTCTCGGGCGCTTTCGGCCTCGCCATCGGTTTCGGCCTGCAAAAGACGCTGGGCAATCTCATCGCCGGGATCATCCTGCTGATGGACCGTTCGATCAAGCCGGGCGACGTGATCGCGGTCAGCGACATGAGCGGGCGGGAAAGCTTCGGCCAGATCCGCAAAATCGGCATCCGCGCGATTTCGGTGACCACGCGCGACATGAAGGAATACCTGATTCCGAACGAGAACCTGATGGTTAATCAGGTGGAAAACTGGTCCTACAGCACACGCAATGTCCGGGTGAAAGTGCCCGTCCCGGTGGCGTTCGGCACCGATCTCGACCTGGCCGAGAAGCTGATGATGCAGGCCACGCAAAGCGCCGCGCGGGTGCTGGAAATCCCCGAACCCAAAGTCCTGTTGATGGGATTTGGCGAACACCGGATCAATTTCGAAATCCGCTTCTGGATCGTCGACCCCGAAGAGGGGATCGGCGCGGTCTGTTCGGACGTGTTGAAAGGCGTCTGGCGCCTGTTCGGCGAACACGGCATCAGCATCCCTTATCCCCAGCGCGACATCCACATCAAGGATTCCGCCCAGATGGACGAACTGATCGCCGCCATCGCCCGGCGGCAGGGCGAAAAACCGGACAGCTAAAACGGGCCCGCGACCGGGGTAAAGATCAGCTAATCACCGGCAAAACCATTCTCGCTGGAACTCTTGCGCGGGAAAGGTCATCTGGCCGTCATGACACATAGCCCTGCCATTGGAACAGTGCATCTGGTCGGCGCCGGTCCCGGCGATCCCGACCTGCTGACTCTGCGCGCCGCGCGGCTGATCATGCACGCCAAACTGATCGTCCATGACGGGCTGATCGAACCCGCCGTTCTCGAACTGGCCGGTCCGGGCGCACGGATGATCTCCGTCGCCAAGCGCCGCGCGCATCACACCATGCCGCAGGAAGATATCAACGCACTGCTGGTGCGCGAAGCGCTGGCGGGCAACGATGTCGTGCGGCTGAAAGGCGGCGACCCGTTCGTTTTCGGCCGGGGCGGCGAAGAAGCCGAAGCCTGCCATGCCGCCGGGGTGCCGGTGAAGATCGTTCCCGGCATCAGCGCGGCAATGGGCGCCGCCGCATCGGCCGGGATTCCGCTGACGCACCGTGAAGACGCCAGCATCGTCACTTTCGTGGCCGGGCAATGCAAGGGCCTGACCGAGCAGGATTGGGCGGGCCTCGCCGGCAAGGGCCGCACGCTGGTGATCTACATGGGCGTGAAGACCGCGCCGCAGATCGCGGAAAAGCTGATGGCGGACGGGCTCGCCCCCGATGTGCCCGTCGCCGTGGTTGAAAACGCGGCGCGTTCGGATATGCGCGTGCTGCGTACCGCTCTGGCGGGGCTGCCCGATCTTGTGATTCGCGCGAAGGTCAAAAGCCCGGCCCTCATTATCATCGGCGATGTGACCGCGCGCGAAAATGCCGCGCTCGCCCGCGTCGCTCTGGAGGCAATGTCATGAAGATCCTGACCGGAAACGACCTCAAGACCGGGGCCGTCACCTGGTGGACCGGCCAAGACTGGTCGCTCCATGTGGAGGATGCGGCCGATGTCGGCGACGAAGCCGATGCCATCGCCGCCCGCGAGGAAGGCGCCCGCCGTGTCAACGCACCTTATGCGATCGACGCCGTGCGCGAAGAAACGGGCGGCGTTCGCCCCGCCCATATCAAGGACCGCATCCGCGCGCTCGGCCCGACCGTGCGCCCCGACCTAACTCTCAAGCCGGCTGATCCCGAAGTCGGCAACTGGGTGATCTGATGTATCGTTACGACCAATACGACCAGGCTATGGTCGATGCCCGCGTCGCGGAATTCCGCGACCAGACGCGCCGCCGCATCGAAGGCAAGCTGAGCGAGGATCAGTTCAAGCCGCTGCGTTTGCAGAACGGCCTCTACCTCCAGCTCCATGCCTACATGCTGCGCGTGGCCGTGCCCTATGGCACGCTCAATTCCGCACAGATGCATGTGCTGGCCGATATCGCAGACAAGTACGACCGCGGTTATGGCCACTTCACCACCCGCCAGAACATCCAGTACAACTGGATCAAGCTGGAAGACGCGCCCGACATCCTGGCCGATCTGGCCAAAGTCGAAATGCACGCCATCCAGACCAGCGGCAACTGCATCCGCAACATCAGTTCCGATCAGTTCGCAGGCGCCACGGCCGATGAAATCATCGATCCGCGCCCCTATGCGGAACTGCTGCGCCAATGGTCGAGCTTTCATCCGGAATTCCTCGCTTTGCCGCGCAAGTTCAAGATCGCGGTGATCGCCAGCGATACCGACCGCGCAGCCATGAAGCTGCACGATATCGGCATCCGTCTGGTGAAGAGCGATGCCGGCGAACTGGGCGCCGCGTTCTATGTCGGTGGCGGCATGGGCCGCACGCCGATGGTCGCGCCGCTGATCCGCGACTTTGTGCCGCTGGACCAGCTCATCACTTATTCCGAGGCCTGCCTGCGGGTTTACAACCGCTATGGCCGCCGCGACAACAAGTACAAGGCACGGATCAAGATCCTCGTCCATGAACTGGGCAAGGACGAATACGCCCGCCAGGTGGAGGAGGAATTCGCCCACCTGCTGACGCAGAACATCGAACCGCCGCTCGCGGAATTGGAGCGGATTGCCGCGCATTTCACCGATCCGGCTTTCGAAACCGGGCTGAGCGACGATCTCGATCTTTCCGATCCCGATTTCGCCCTGTGGGTGGAACGCAACTGCGCGGCGCACAAGCAGCCGGGCTATATCATCGCCAACATCAGCCTGAAGCCGGTTGGCGGCATTCCGGGCGATGCCTCGGCCGCACAGATCCACCTGATGGCCGATCTCGCCAAGGCATACAGCTTCGACGAACTGCGCGTGACGCATGCGCAGAACATCGTGCTGCCCCACGTGAAGAAGGCCGATCTCTACACCCTGTGGCAGAAGCTGGAAGCGGCGGACCTCGGCACGGCGAATATCGATACCATCGAGGATATCATCGCCTGCCCCGGCCTCGATTATTGCAGCCTCGCCAACGCGCGTTCGATCCCGGTGGCGCAGAAGATTTCCACGCGCTTCGCCGAAACCGGCAAGAGCGACACGCTGGGCGAACTGAAGCTGAAAATCAGCGGCTGCATCAACGCCTGCGGCCACCACCATGCGGGCCACATCGGCATCCTCGGGGTCGACCGCAAGGGCGTGGAGAACTACCAGCTCCTGCTCGGCGGCTGCGAGGGTGACGATACCTCGCTCGGCACGATCACCGGCCCGGGCTTCGATGAAAACGGCATTGTCGGCGCCGTCGAAAAGGCGACCGACGTCTATCTCGCCAACCGGCAGGACGGGGAACGCTTCCTCGACACCTATCGCCGGATCGGCATGGCACCCTTCAAGGAGGCGCTCTATGGTTGATGTGCTGCGCTTTCGCGATGACGAACCGGTGGGCGATCCCGCCGTCACCGTGGACGCCTTTTCCGAGCAGACCAACGCTTCGGCCGTCCGCGTCGAACCGGGCGACGATGCCCGCGATCTGATCCCGTTCCTCGAACAGCTTCGCCTGATCGAAGTCGATTTCCCCTCCTTCATGGACGGGCGCGGCTATTCGGCTGCCCGTATCCTGCGCGAAGCAGGCTACAAGGGCGAACTGCGCGCGGTGGGCGATGTGCTGATCGATCAGCTTTCGCATCTGCGCCGCTGCGGTTTCGATGCCTTTGCGCCTGAAAAGGGGCTCGATCCGGCCGATGTCGAGGCAACCTTCAACCGCTGGCCCGAAGTCTATCAAGCCGCTGCCGACGACCGGCAGCCGATCTGGGCCAAGCGCCACGGGATCACCAATGGCTGAAACCGCACGCCGCATCGACCGCATCGATACCGGAGCACGCTTCACCGCTGAAGACGCGGCCGCGCTCAACGCGCGTTTCGCTGGCGCTTCGCCGGAGGACGTGTTGCGCGCGGTGCTGGTCGATGGGGTGGCGGGCCGCGTCGCGCTAGTCTCCAGCTTCGGCGCCGAAAGCTCCGTACTGCTGCACATGGCGTCGCGTATCGATCCTGCGGTGGCGGTGCTGTTCCTCGAAACGGGCAAGCATTTCGAGGAAACGCTCGCCTATCGCGATCTTCTGGTGGCACGCCTCGGGCTGACCAATCTGATCAATCTCTATCCGGACCCGGTGGCTCTGGCCAACAAGGACGAAAGCGGGCTGCGCTGGTCCTACGATCCGGATGGCTGCTGCGAAATTCGCAAGGTTCTGCCGCTGGCCAAGGCGCTGACCGATTTCGATGCCTCACTCACGGGGCGCAAGGCGTTCCAGTCGGCCACGCGCGCCGATCTGCCGGTCTTCGAACTCGATACCTCCGATTCGGCCGGGCGGCTCAAGGTCAATCCGCTGATCAGCATGACCAAGGCCGATCTCGATGCCTATATGGTGGCGCATGATCTGCCCGCGCATCCGCTGGTCGCCCAGGGTTATCCGTCCATCGGCTGCTCCCCCTGCACCAGCAAGGTCGCACCGGGCGAAGATCCGCGTTCGGGCCGCTGGAAAGGGTGGGACAAGACCGAATGCGGCATTCACGTGCCGACCAGCTCGCCCATCCCCGGCATCGACGAAGAATTGCCCCCGGGATACGAACCGGTCTTCTGATCCGCGATCCGGCGGGAATCGCCGCTGCATCGCGCATAGCTTTCCCCGATCAACGGGCACTGCTATGATGGGCACACCAAAGGAGTGTTCAAATGGGTTCGATGTCGCTTACGCACTGGATCATCGTTGCGATCGTGGTGCTGATCTTGTTCGGCCGCGGCCGGATTTCGGAAACCATGGGCGAATTCGGCAAGGGCCTGCGCAGCTTCAAGGATGGCATGTCCGAAAAGGACGATGCCGATGCGGCCAAGCGCACCGCGCCGCAGATCGGCCAAACCGCCCCGGATGCGGACAAGGCCACGCCGCTCGCCGCCGACAAGGCCAACACCGAACGCTGATCGCTGGTCTATCCCGCCGGTCGGCGGGCGACGCCGCCTATTTCCGAAAGAATGCCGCGGGTTCGGCATAGGTGGCCTGCGGGCTTGCCTGTTGTGCCCCCGGCACGGCGCCTTGCGCCACTTGCTGGCCATAGATCCACGCAAACGGACCGCTGTAGCCAAGCATCGGCATGTAATCGGTCACAACCGTATCGGCCAGCACCCGATCGGTACGGTTGTCGAGGATGTACATGGCCTTGTCCCGGCGAACGGCCAGAACAGCATGCTCCCCCCTGTTATAAGCTTCGCGTACCACCACCAGGAACATATCGTCCGCCGGAATGCCCAGGCGTTCGAGCAGGGCCATTTTCGCGATGGCGAAATCCTCGCAATCGCCCACGCGGTTGCGCAGCGTTTCCGCCGCCGGCGCCCACCGGTCCCCTCCGCGATCCTCCACATAGCGCACGCTGCCGTTCACCCAGCGGTTGACCAGGCCCAGAACCGCGCCGCGCGGCGCCTGGCCCGCCTGCACCAGGAACGCCTGCCATGCGCCTTCCGCCCCATCGAGCGATGGCCCGGCCAACTGCTCCCAATCGGCGGCAAGCGGCTTCGTACGCACCGGCAAGGCCACTTTACCGAACAGGTCGGGTGCGGGCGGGCGCACGATGCAGTCGGCGGCGGGGGCATCCTCGGTGGTTTGCGGGTCGAGCGAGGCGAACAGCGGCCCGAGCGGAGAGCCCGGCCTACCGGATGGCTCGGCCGCCGCTGGGGCAGAGCAGCTCGTCTCCACCGCAGGCTTGTCCGCATGGGCAGGCGTGAACGAGAAAGCAGTGGATGCAAGCACACCCCCGGCAATCCCAGCGCGCAATAGCCTCATTGGCGAATACCCCCACCCTGTCGGCGCAATTCTACAAGAATTATGCCCACAAGCCGAGCGTACCGAGTCAGACCGTGGGGGATTTGCGCCGGAATGCCGCCCGAGGCCGCCGGATAGGCGTCAGAGCCAGCCCTGCTTGCGATACCAGTCAGCCGTGGCCCTGAGCCCGTCACGGGTGCGGATTTCCGGCTTCCAGCGGCGCTCAGGCACCGCATGGCCGGATGTCACCACCCAGTCGGGATGGACCATATAATTGACCCGGTCCGTGCTCAGTTTGACTTTGCCGGGCCGGACCCAGCCTTCGATGCGGGAAATCCAGTCCAGCGTACCGCGCGACATGTGCGGCACCCAGGGCTTGCGCCCCATTGCCGCGCCGATCGCTTCGGCCAGGTCCTTGTGACCCCAACCTTGCGGCTGCCCATCGTCCGGTTCGAACAGGCGATGAGTCACATCTTCGCCGCCATCGACCAATGCCAGCAGCAGCCGGGCCAGATCATCCACATGGATCACCGACGTGCGCCCCGGTGGCGGCATCGGGACCACCCCCCATTTGGCGCCGCGAAACAGTTCGAACATTTCCGTATCGCGCGGGCCATAGACCGCGGGCGGGCGGATGATCGTCCAGTCCAGCCCGCTGGCGGCAACAATCTTTTCCCCGCGCCGCTTCGACGCGCCATAGGCCGACAAGTGCGGTTCCCGCGCCGCGAGCGACGAGACATGAACGAACCGCGGCACACCCGCCGCCAGCGCCGCTTCGACCACCGCCAGCGTGCCTTCGACATTGGCGGCTTCGAATTCGGCTTCATCGGGCGCGTTGACCGCCCCGGCCACGTGGATCACCGCCTCCACGCCATCGACCAGCCG contains:
- a CDS encoding transglutaminase-like cysteine peptidase, with amino-acid sequence MLASTAFSFTPAHADKPAVETSCSAPAAAEPSGRPGSPLGPLFASLDPQTTEDAPAADCIVRPPAPDLFGKVALPVRTKPLAADWEQLAGPSLDGAEGAWQAFLVQAGQAPRGAVLGLVNRWVNGSVRYVEDRGGDRWAPAAETLRNRVGDCEDFAIAKMALLERLGIPADDMFLVVVREAYNRGEHAVLAVRRDKAMYILDNRTDRVLADTVVTDYMPMLGYSGPFAWIYGQQVAQGAVPGAQQASPQATYAEPAAFFRK
- a CDS encoding NAD-dependent epimerase/dehydratase family protein, which translates into the protein MTIALTGATGFVGQAVLDAAAAQKMAVQALARRVQPDRRGVHWIRGDLGDRRSLMRLVDGVEAVIHVAGAVNAPDEAEFEAANVEGTLAVVEAALAAGVPRFVHVSSLAAREPHLSAYGASKRRGEKIVAASGLDWTIIRPPAVYGPRDTEMFELFRGAKWGVVPMPPPGRTSVIHVDDLARLLLALVDGGEDVTHRLFEPDDGQPQGWGHKDLAEAIGAAMGRKPWVPHMSRGTLDWISRIEGWVRPGKVKLSTDRVNYMVHPDWVVTSGHAVPERRWKPEIRTRDGLRATADWYRKQGWL